The following proteins are co-located in the Colletotrichum lupini chromosome 4, complete sequence genome:
- a CDS encoding SET domain-containing protein codes for MAAGGDFQTTSQRFLSWFKSLPGATFHDDIQIVDLRGQNAGRGIVATKDIAPETVLFTIPRKSIINVETSELPKKIPQVFTGNDGDDEDMENEPLDSWGSLILVMIYEYLQGDASPWKPYFEVLPEKFDTLMFWETSELEYLKGSASLSKIGKEEADDMFRSRILSVIAANPAVFYPAGASEMAEAELLQLAHRMGSIIMAYAFDLENEEEPEEEEEEWVEDREGKSMLGMVPMADILNADAEFNAHVNHGDDDLSVTALRTIRAGEEILNYYGPHPNSELLRRYGYVTPKHSRYDVVEIPWDLVQSVLNEQLKLTDEVWKQVGEYIDPEDLEDVFVLERESGEPDSEGRLTTPAKVQEVSAELEEQLKGILKLLKKMNADLIPDKRKRDEIYQHVVVSTLQKLLAQYPTTAEQDEALLASGSLTTRQRMAVEVRLGEKRLLKEALQVVGTSGSVEEAAGEEEADRASKRVRH; via the exons ATGGCTGCAGGCGGTGATTTTCAGACGACATCGCAAAGATTTTTGTCGTGGTTCAAGTCTTTGCCGGGCGCCACTTTCCATGATGACATTCAGATCGTTGACCTGAGAGGCCAAAACGCCGGGCGAGGAATCG TGGCCACAAAGGACATCGCACCTGAGACGGTCCTCTTCACCATCCCGAGAAAAAGCATCATCAATGTCGAGACGTCTGAGCTTCCCAAGAAGATTCCTCAAGTCTTTACCGGCAACGATGGAGACGACGAGGATATGGAGAATGAGCCCCTCGACTCGTGGGGTTCTCTTATCCTCGTCATGATCTATGAGTACCTCCAGGGCGATGCTTCACCCTGGAAGCCTTATTTTGAGGTCCTTCCCGAAAAGTTTGACACACTCATGTTCTGGGAGACTTCTGAGCTCGAATATCTCAAAGGAAGCGCTAGTTTGTCAAAGATTGGAAAGGAGGAAGCCGATGATATGTTCCGTTCGCGTATCCTGTCGGTCATCGCAGCCAACCCAGCCGTCTTCTACCCTGCAGGTGCCTCTGAAATGGCCGAAGCAGAGCTTCTGCAATTGGCTCACCGCATGGGCAGCATCATCATGGCTTATGCCTTTGACTTGGAGAACGAAGAGGAGccggaagaagaggaagaggaatgGGTTGAGGACCGCGAGGGCAAGTCAATGCTGGGTATGGTACCCATGGCTGATATTTTGAACGCTGATGCAGAGTTCAAC GCTCATGTCAATCACGGTGATGATGACCTCAGCGTCACCGCTCTGCGAACAATTCGTGCAGGAGAGGAGATTCTGAACTATTACGGGCCTCACCCGAATTCTGAGTTGCTCAGAAGATACGGCTATGTCACTCCCAAGCATTCTCGTTACGATGTGGTTGAGATTCCGTGGGACCTGGTCCAGTCTGTGCTCAATGAACAGTTGAAGCTCACTGACGAGGTCTGGAAGCAAGTG GGAGAATACATAGATCCTGAAGACCTCGAGGATGTATTTGTCCTCGAGCGTGAGTCAGGAGAGCCAGACTCGGAGGGGCGACTCACAACCCCCGCCAAGGTCCAAGAGGTTTCTGCTGAGCTTGAGGAGCAGCTGAAGGGTATCCTGAAGCTTCTCAAGAAGATGAATGCTGATCTTATTCCCGACAAGCGGAAACGTGATGAGATTTACCAGCACGTTGTTGTGTCCACCCTGCAAAAGCTTCTGGCGCAGTACCCGACGACAGCCGAGCAAGATGAGGCTTTGCTGGCATCGGGCAGCTTGACAACTCGACAGAGAATGGCTGTTGAGGTAAGACTCGGCGAGAAGCGCCTTCTGAAGGAGGCCCTTCAAGTGGTGGGTACCAGCGGTTCTGTGGAGGAAGCTGCTGGCGAGGAAGAGGCGGACAGAGCTTCCAAGAGGGTGCGGCATTAG